A single genomic interval of Bradyrhizobium sp. sBnM-33 harbors:
- a CDS encoding sensor histidine kinase — protein sequence MPEADLRTDPRPASRATSYQDDLAAENVSLRLLLAQAEINAQNLLATAGIDAREREAADKLQKLILEELHHRIKNTLATVGAIVSQSLRDLPEAGHAQHAIEGRLLALGRAHDLLLQARWTSANFGTIVRSATQAFDDPDEPKFSISGPDIRMTSGAVIAIAMTLNELCTNTTKFGALSVPQGRVDINWTLDQQSQRLRLTWTEKDGAAVRPPDKRSFGTRLIETVGRQLRGDVRLTYAPTGFVYALDVPMASLTSAAA from the coding sequence ATGCCTGAAGCCGACCTCCGAACCGACCCGCGTCCTGCAAGCAGGGCAACATCATACCAGGACGATCTGGCGGCAGAAAATGTCAGCCTGCGGCTTCTGCTCGCGCAGGCTGAGATCAATGCGCAGAATTTGCTGGCCACGGCAGGCATCGACGCCAGAGAGCGCGAGGCGGCCGACAAGCTGCAGAAGCTGATCCTCGAGGAGTTGCACCACCGCATCAAGAATACGCTTGCAACCGTCGGCGCCATCGTCTCGCAGAGCCTGCGCGATTTGCCCGAAGCCGGGCACGCGCAGCACGCCATCGAGGGCCGGCTGCTCGCGCTCGGACGCGCGCACGATCTGCTTTTGCAGGCAAGATGGACCAGCGCGAATTTTGGCACGATCGTCCGCAGCGCTACCCAAGCCTTCGATGATCCCGACGAGCCGAAGTTCTCGATTTCGGGACCCGATATCCGGATGACGTCTGGTGCCGTCATTGCGATCGCGATGACACTGAACGAGCTTTGCACCAACACCACGAAATTTGGTGCCCTGTCGGTCCCGCAAGGACGCGTCGACATCAACTGGACGCTCGATCAACAGTCGCAGCGCCTGCGCCTCACATGGACCGAGAAGGACGGTGCGGCGGTCCGCCCGCCCGACAAGCGCAGTTTCGGGACACGGCTGATCGAGACGGTCGGCAGGCAGCTCCGGGGCGACGTGCGGCTGACCTATGCGCCGACCGGTTTCGTCTACGCACTCGACGTGCCGATGGCTTCTCTGACTTCAGCGGCCGCATAA
- a CDS encoding response regulator, with translation MMVLDHSCIPAVVLIVEDEMVLRMRAVDIVEDAGYTPVEALDAAEAVAILESRSDIVLMCTDIQMPGQMDGVGLAHAVHERWPTIRIIVVSGQLNLPHLDLPPRSRFLGKPLNAEQVIAEMRDMIGYA, from the coding sequence ATGATGGTACTTGATCATTCATGCATTCCCGCTGTCGTTCTCATTGTCGAGGACGAGATGGTGCTCCGCATGCGCGCGGTCGATATTGTGGAAGACGCGGGATACACGCCAGTCGAGGCGCTGGATGCAGCCGAAGCCGTCGCAATCCTGGAATCCCGATCCGACATCGTACTGATGTGCACCGATATCCAGATGCCTGGCCAAATGGACGGCGTCGGACTTGCGCATGCCGTGCATGAGCGTTGGCCGACCATCAGGATCATCGTGGTATCGGGGCAATTGAACCTGCCGCACCTCGATCTTCCTCCCCGCAGCAGGTTTCTCGGCAAGCCACTTAATGCCGAGCAAGTGATAGCCGAAATGCGCGACATGATCGGCTACGCCTGA
- a CDS encoding DUF1488 domain-containing protein: MVEFPNHSRSYDQTRRAVRFWGHDSALEATFFIDEGALRRIQPDARPDESGFLNAFDCNRDVICAAAAKVYVRGSRGSYDLVAGNF; the protein is encoded by the coding sequence ATGGTTGAGTTTCCAAATCATAGCCGCTCATATGATCAAACCCGGCGAGCCGTGCGGTTCTGGGGGCACGACAGTGCGCTGGAAGCGACATTCTTTATAGACGAGGGCGCATTGAGGCGGATTCAGCCAGATGCCCGCCCCGACGAGTCCGGTTTCTTGAATGCGTTCGATTGCAACCGTGATGTGATATGCGCGGCGGCCGCGAAGGTTTACGTCCGTGGAAGCCGGGGCTCTTACGATCTGGTCGCGGGAAATTTTTGA
- the apaG gene encoding Co2+/Mg2+ efflux protein ApaG, which yields MYRAVTRQIEVTVEPNFLPERSSVDKGQYFWSYTIVITNTGAETVQLRTRHWIITDATGRKQEVRGEGVVGEQPVLAPGERFEYTSGVPLPTASGFMTGRYQMVSESGERFEIDVPTFSLDSPDNKRVLN from the coding sequence ATGTACCGCGCCGTCACCCGCCAGATCGAAGTCACCGTCGAACCGAACTTCCTCCCCGAACGCTCGTCGGTCGACAAGGGTCAGTATTTCTGGTCCTACACCATCGTCATCACCAATACCGGCGCCGAGACCGTGCAGCTTCGTACCCGGCATTGGATCATCACCGACGCCACCGGCCGCAAGCAGGAAGTGCGTGGCGAAGGCGTGGTCGGCGAGCAGCCAGTGCTCGCGCCAGGCGAGCGCTTCGAATACACCAGCGGCGTACCGCTGCCGACCGCGTCGGGCTTCATGACCGGGCGCTATCAAATGGTCAGCGAAAGCGGCGAGCGTTTCGAGATCGACGTGCCGACGTTCTCGCTGGACAGCCCCGATAATAAGCGGGTGTTGAACTAG
- a CDS encoding OpgC domain-containing protein, whose translation MSSIADPVAGTPRSDAKAAAASSAPAIALPVAGERELRLDLFRGMALWLIFIDHLPTNILTWFTIRNYGFSDATEIFIFISGYTAAFVYGRAMLEAGFVVATARIMRRVWQIYVAHVFLFTIFLAEISYVATRFENPLYSEEMGIMDFLKQPDVTIIQALLLRFRPVNMDVLPLYIVLMLFLPIILWLMKWRADVALGLSVLLYALTWHFDWYLTAYPSGFWIFNPFCWQLLFVFGAWCALGGAQRMSRILASPVTMWICIAYLVAAFFVTLTWHIPQLSFLMPKRIEQWMYPITKTDLDVLRFAHFLALAALTVRFLRKDWSGLKSRWLRPLILCGQHSLEVFCLGVFLAFAGHFVLAEIGGGALTHALVSLAGILIMWGVAWVISWYKHSADKGASKTKSTAINADMAGGSA comes from the coding sequence ATGTCGTCCATTGCCGATCCAGTCGCCGGAACGCCACGCAGCGATGCCAAGGCCGCCGCTGCATCTTCCGCACCGGCGATTGCGCTCCCGGTGGCCGGCGAGCGCGAATTGCGGCTCGACCTGTTTCGCGGCATGGCGCTGTGGCTGATTTTCATCGACCATCTGCCGACCAACATCCTGACCTGGTTCACGATCCGCAATTACGGATTTTCGGACGCCACCGAGATCTTCATCTTTATCTCCGGATACACCGCCGCCTTCGTCTATGGCCGCGCGATGCTCGAGGCCGGCTTCGTGGTGGCGACCGCGCGCATCATGCGGCGCGTGTGGCAGATCTACGTCGCCCATGTGTTCCTGTTCACGATCTTCCTCGCCGAAATATCCTACGTCGCCACCCGTTTCGAGAACCCGCTCTACAGCGAGGAAATGGGCATCATGGATTTCCTCAAGCAGCCGGATGTCACGATCATCCAGGCGCTGCTGCTGAGATTTCGGCCCGTCAACATGGACGTGCTGCCGCTCTACATCGTGCTGATGCTGTTTCTGCCGATCATCCTATGGCTGATGAAGTGGCGGGCCGACGTGGCGCTGGGGCTATCGGTGCTGTTGTACGCGCTGACCTGGCACTTCGACTGGTATCTCACGGCCTATCCGAGCGGCTTCTGGATCTTCAACCCGTTCTGCTGGCAGTTGCTGTTCGTATTCGGTGCTTGGTGTGCGCTGGGCGGCGCGCAGCGCATGTCCCGCATCCTGGCATCGCCAGTGACGATGTGGATCTGCATCGCCTATCTGGTGGCCGCATTCTTCGTCACGCTCACTTGGCACATTCCGCAGCTCAGCTTCCTGATGCCCAAGCGGATCGAGCAGTGGATGTATCCGATCACCAAGACCGACCTGGACGTGCTGCGGTTCGCCCATTTCCTGGCGCTGGCCGCGCTCACCGTGCGCTTCCTGCGTAAGGACTGGTCGGGCCTCAAATCGCGCTGGCTGCGACCATTGATCCTGTGTGGCCAGCATTCGCTTGAGGTATTCTGTCTCGGCGTCTTCCTGGCCTTTGCAGGACACTTCGTGCTGGCCGAAATTGGTGGGGGTGCCCTGACGCACGCCCTGGTCAGTCTTGCCGGTATCCTCATCATGTGGGGCGTGGCGTGGGTGATTTCGTGGTACAAGCATTCGGCCGACAAAGGAGCCTCGAAGACGAAAAGCACGGCAATCAACGCCGACATGGCGGGAGGAAGCGCATGA
- a CDS encoding SGNH/GDSL hydrolase family protein, which produces MRPGSGAVLVLTLLAGLAAAGLARAQDAAPQACEVPSHLLSTESTLPKVAEAVKNARPLTVLVVGSRSSTILSSENSAYPAKLQAALKEKLPSTPVNLSVELQTGKTAEEVDPSLVKLVEAKKPTLVIWQTGTVDAMRSVDPDDFRSAIDEGVAALQNAGADVVLVNLQYSPRTETMISAPPYLDNMRVVAQQHNVPLFDRFAIMRHWNDAGDFDLFSTFHGTDMAKRVHACLGRALSKFVLDAARLDQAQQN; this is translated from the coding sequence ATGAGGCCCGGCTCGGGAGCTGTGCTGGTCCTGACGCTGCTTGCGGGTCTTGCAGCGGCCGGATTGGCTCGTGCCCAGGATGCCGCTCCCCAGGCTTGCGAAGTTCCCTCCCATCTCCTCTCCACCGAGAGCACGCTTCCGAAGGTGGCCGAGGCCGTCAAGAATGCCCGGCCGCTGACCGTCCTGGTGGTGGGGAGCCGCTCATCGACCATCCTGTCCTCCGAAAACAGCGCCTATCCGGCCAAGCTGCAGGCGGCACTGAAGGAGAAGCTGCCCTCCACCCCAGTCAACCTCTCCGTAGAACTACAGACCGGCAAGACCGCCGAGGAGGTCGATCCCAGCCTCGTTAAGCTGGTGGAAGCAAAAAAGCCTACTTTGGTCATCTGGCAGACGGGAACCGTCGATGCTATGCGATCTGTTGATCCCGACGATTTTCGCAGCGCCATCGACGAGGGAGTTGCTGCGCTGCAAAATGCGGGAGCCGACGTGGTTTTGGTCAATCTGCAATACAGCCCGCGCACGGAAACTATGATTTCCGCACCGCCGTACCTAGATAATATGCGCGTAGTGGCTCAGCAGCATAATGTTCCGCTGTTCGATCGGTTCGCTATTATGCGTCATTGGAACGACGCCGGAGATTTCGACCTGTTCAGTACCTTTCATGGCACCGATATGGCCAAGAGAGTTCACGCCTGCCTCGGCCGCGCGCTGTCGAAATTTGTGCTCGACGCCGCCCGCCTCGACCAGGCGCAGCAGAACTAG
- a CDS encoding SGNH/GDSL hydrolase family protein, with protein MSSHCPFRLSTLLAVTAAGLALLMPASVLPLNAQTPSQQTGQQAALSDNPKAENNPEKKPSAESAPPQAAPAATGNPAAQKGVTGKAIDKVKEVAKSAGDIFSRVPCLPPKGASKSMGSLPRVASKLVAGQPVVIVAFGSSSTQGYGSSSPEFTYPNRLAAQLRRKYPTADISVINAGKGGEDAPEMMKRLQTSVIDLHPDLVIWQVGTNAVLRNLDPAETAKLIDEGITRIQAAGSDVVLIDPQYSPRVNEHAESAGKMMKLLNKTAELRKVGVFPRFAVMKDWHERQAIPIENFVIADGLHMSDWGYACFAQLLGDDIIKSVGQIKLGVTVPSDVRAYRPM; from the coding sequence ATGAGTTCTCACTGCCCTTTTCGTTTGTCGACATTGCTGGCTGTCACGGCCGCGGGCCTCGCGCTGCTGATGCCTGCCTCGGTGTTGCCGCTGAATGCCCAGACGCCTTCGCAACAAACCGGCCAGCAGGCGGCGCTGTCCGATAACCCCAAAGCCGAAAACAACCCGGAAAAGAAACCCTCGGCTGAAAGCGCCCCGCCGCAGGCTGCGCCAGCGGCCACCGGCAATCCGGCCGCGCAGAAGGGCGTCACCGGCAAAGCGATCGACAAGGTGAAGGAAGTCGCGAAATCGGCCGGCGACATCTTCAGCCGCGTTCCCTGCCTGCCGCCGAAGGGCGCTTCCAAATCGATGGGATCACTGCCGCGTGTCGCGAGCAAGCTCGTCGCGGGCCAGCCGGTGGTGATCGTCGCTTTCGGATCGTCATCGACCCAGGGGTACGGCTCCAGTTCACCGGAGTTTACGTATCCGAACAGGCTCGCAGCGCAGCTACGCCGCAAATATCCGACGGCCGACATCTCCGTCATCAATGCCGGCAAAGGCGGCGAGGACGCGCCGGAAATGATGAAGCGGCTGCAGACTTCCGTGATCGACTTGCATCCTGACCTGGTGATCTGGCAGGTCGGCACCAATGCGGTGCTGCGCAATCTGGATCCCGCCGAGACTGCCAAGCTCATCGACGAAGGCATCACGCGTATTCAGGCTGCAGGCTCCGACGTCGTGCTGATCGATCCGCAATATTCGCCGCGGGTCAACGAGCATGCGGAAAGCGCCGGCAAGATGATGAAGCTGCTGAACAAGACGGCCGAGCTTCGCAAGGTCGGCGTCTTCCCGCGGTTCGCGGTGATGAAGGACTGGCACGAGCGGCAGGCGATTCCGATCGAGAATTTCGTGATCGCCGACGGCCTGCATATGAGCGATTGGGGCTATGCCTGTTTCGCCCAACTGCTCGGCGATGACATCATCAAGTCGGTCGGCCAGATCAAGCTCGGCGTCACCGTGCCCTCGGACGTGCGGGCGTATCGGCCGATGTGA
- a CDS encoding O-succinylhomoserine sulfhydrylase, translating into MSEVGSTKRFRPETRLVHGGTLRSQFGETSEALFLTQGYVYDSAEQCEARFKGEDPGFIYSRYSNPTISMFERRMIELEGAEAARSTATGMAAVTTAILAPLRAGDHVVASKALFGSCLYVVQDLLPRYGIETTLVDGLDLDQWQRALRPNTKTFFLESPTNPTLDVLDIPAIAEIAHKGGARLVVDNVFATPIWQSPLSLGADVVVYSATKHIDGQGRCLGGIILSSEAFIAEHIHNFMRQTGPSLSPFNAWVLLKGLETLGVRVRAQTDNAAKIAEALASHPKISRLIYPGRADHPQAELVKKQMRGGSTLIGFEVKGGKAAAFRVLNALQISRISNNLGDAKSLVTHPATTTHQRLTPEARAELGISEGFIRFSAGLEHADDLIEDFEAALEKA; encoded by the coding sequence ATGTCTGAAGTTGGTTCTACCAAGCGTTTTCGTCCCGAAACCCGCCTTGTCCATGGCGGCACGCTGCGCTCGCAATTCGGCGAGACGTCGGAAGCGCTGTTCCTCACCCAAGGCTATGTCTACGACAGCGCGGAGCAGTGCGAGGCGCGCTTCAAGGGCGAGGATCCCGGCTTTATCTATTCGCGCTATTCCAATCCCACGATTTCAATGTTCGAGCGCCGCATGATCGAGCTCGAAGGTGCGGAAGCTGCTCGCTCCACCGCCACCGGCATGGCCGCGGTGACGACCGCGATCCTCGCACCGCTCAGAGCCGGCGATCATGTGGTGGCATCGAAAGCCCTGTTCGGCTCGTGCCTGTACGTCGTGCAGGACCTCCTGCCGCGCTACGGGATCGAAACGACGCTGGTCGACGGCCTCGATCTCGACCAATGGCAGCGCGCATTGCGGCCTAACACCAAGACCTTCTTTCTGGAGAGCCCGACCAACCCGACGCTCGACGTGCTCGATATTCCCGCGATTGCCGAGATCGCGCACAAGGGCGGCGCGCGGCTGGTCGTCGATAACGTCTTCGCCACGCCGATCTGGCAGAGCCCGCTTTCGCTCGGCGCCGATGTCGTGGTCTACTCCGCAACCAAACATATCGACGGTCAAGGACGCTGCCTCGGTGGCATTATTCTCTCGTCCGAAGCTTTCATCGCAGAGCACATTCACAACTTCATGCGGCAGACCGGGCCATCGCTCTCGCCCTTCAACGCGTGGGTCCTGCTCAAGGGACTGGAGACGCTGGGAGTGCGGGTACGCGCGCAGACCGACAACGCGGCGAAAATCGCCGAGGCGTTGGCAAGCCATCCGAAGATTTCGCGATTGATCTATCCTGGCCGCGCCGATCATCCGCAAGCGGAGCTGGTGAAGAAGCAGATGCGCGGCGGCTCGACGCTGATCGGCTTCGAGGTGAAGGGCGGCAAGGCCGCCGCCTTCCGCGTCCTCAATGCGCTGCAGATCTCGCGCATCTCCAACAATCTCGGCGATGCCAAGAGCCTCGTCACCCATCCTGCGACCACCACGCATCAACGGCTGACACCGGAGGCGCGCGCCGAGCTCGGTATCAGCGAAGGCTTTATCCGTTTCTCGGCCGGGCTCGAGCATGCCGATGATCTGATCGAGGATTTTGAGGCGGCGCTGGAGAAGGCGTGA
- a CDS encoding 2'-deoxycytidine 5'-triphosphate deaminase encodes MSFTLPPDGNGILPDRMIAAMADAGLILPAYPFVESQIQPASLDLRLGDVAYRVRASFLPGPGATVAERIDELKLHEINLSDGAVLETNCVYIVPLLESLALPPQIVAAANPKSSTGRLDVFTRVIADGTRRFDMIGAGYHGPLYAEISPKTFPVLLREGSRLSQVRFRTGDAILDADELDALHGAERLVDIDDADLANGVALSVDLSGENTGGFVGYRAKRHTGVVDIDRRGGYAVDEFWEPIPARPDGSLILDPGEFYILASKEAVQVPPDYAAEMVPFDPLVGEFRVHYAGFFDPGFGYAGAGGQGARAVLEVRSREVPFILEHGQIVGRLVYEKMLSRPDAMYGQRIGSNYQAQGLKLSKHFRV; translated from the coding sequence GTGTCGTTCACGCTTCCGCCCGACGGTAACGGAATTCTACCCGACCGCATGATCGCGGCGATGGCGGATGCGGGCCTGATCCTGCCGGCCTATCCGTTTGTCGAAAGCCAGATCCAGCCGGCGAGCCTCGATTTACGCCTTGGCGACGTTGCCTACCGGGTACGCGCGAGCTTCCTGCCCGGTCCCGGCGCGACCGTCGCCGAGCGCATCGACGAATTGAAGCTGCATGAAATAAACCTCTCCGACGGCGCGGTGCTGGAGACTAATTGCGTCTACATCGTGCCGCTGCTGGAAAGCCTCGCGCTGCCGCCACAGATCGTGGCCGCGGCCAACCCGAAGAGTTCGACTGGACGGCTCGACGTTTTCACCCGCGTGATTGCCGACGGCACCCGCCGCTTCGATATGATCGGCGCCGGCTATCACGGCCCGCTCTATGCCGAGATCAGCCCGAAGACGTTTCCGGTGCTGCTGCGCGAGGGCTCGCGGCTATCACAAGTGCGTTTCCGCACCGGCGACGCCATCCTCGATGCCGACGAGCTCGACGCGCTGCATGGCGCCGAGCGATTGGTCGATATCGACGATGCCGATCTCGCGAATGGCGTGGCGCTGTCGGTCGATCTCTCCGGCGAGAACACGGGCGGCTTCGTCGGCTACCGCGCCAAGCGCCACACCGGCGTGGTCGATATCGACCGCCGCGGCGGCTATGCGGTCGACGAATTCTGGGAGCCGATCCCGGCGCGCCCGGACGGTAGCCTCATCCTCGATCCCGGCGAGTTCTACATCCTGGCCTCGAAGGAGGCCGTGCAGGTGCCGCCGGATTACGCCGCGGAAATGGTGCCGTTCGATCCCTTGGTCGGCGAATTCCGCGTGCATTACGCCGGATTCTTCGACCCCGGCTTCGGCTATGCCGGCGCCGGCGGGCAGGGCGCGCGCGCCGTGCTCGAAGTGCGCTCGCGCGAGGTGCCGTTCATCCTCGAGCACGGCCAGATCGTCGGCCGTCTGGTCTACGAGAAAATGCTGTCCCGGCCGGATGCGATGTACGGCCAGCGCATCGGCTCGAACTATCAGGCCCAGGGGTTGAAGCTCTCCAAGCACTTCCGGGTGTGA
- a CDS encoding alpha/beta hydrolase translates to MSLRAELLRLGIRMLLKRRGGSLDVEEWRRNMRAMERFVPHPPARSATVEIEAGRVRFHRVTTPASRPERNVLYLHGGAYVSGAPVYYRHFLWRIADALQARVWALEYRLAPEHAFPAALGDAVEGYRWLVDNTPDSRQLFVAGDSAGGGLALGLLLRLRDDGQRLPAAAVALSPWTDLALTGASLKTNAAADPMLNVEDLPGLTKLYLGGADPRTPYASPLYGDPAGLPPVLIQVGSDEILRDDAVRMAEKLRSHDPRSKLEIWRRMPHAWQLFVPVLPEAHRAIAQIGEFISNVRD, encoded by the coding sequence ATGAGCCTGCGGGCAGAACTTTTGCGCCTGGGCATTCGCATGTTGCTCAAGCGGCGCGGCGGAAGTCTCGATGTCGAGGAATGGCGGCGAAACATGCGTGCGATGGAGCGGTTTGTGCCGCATCCGCCCGCCCGGAGCGCAACGGTCGAGATCGAGGCCGGTCGGGTGCGGTTTCACCGGGTTACCACGCCGGCATCCCGGCCCGAACGTAACGTGCTCTATCTCCACGGCGGCGCCTATGTTTCCGGCGCGCCGGTCTATTACCGGCACTTCCTCTGGCGGATTGCCGACGCTTTGCAAGCCCGCGTCTGGGCGCTCGAATACCGCCTCGCCCCGGAACACGCCTTTCCGGCAGCGCTTGGGGATGCCGTGGAGGGCTATCGCTGGCTCGTCGACAACACGCCCGATAGCCGCCAGTTGTTCGTGGCGGGAGATTCGGCTGGCGGCGGCCTGGCGCTGGGTTTGCTGTTGAGACTGCGTGATGACGGCCAACGGCTTCCTGCCGCAGCCGTCGCCTTGTCGCCCTGGACCGATCTGGCCCTTACCGGCGCCTCGCTGAAGACGAATGCAGCGGCCGATCCGATGCTGAACGTCGAGGATCTTCCCGGCCTGACGAAGCTCTATCTCGGCGGAGCCGATCCGCGTACGCCCTATGCTTCGCCGCTCTACGGCGATCCCGCCGGATTGCCGCCGGTGCTTATCCAAGTCGGTAGCGATGAAATTCTCCGAGACGACGCGGTCCGCATGGCGGAGAAGCTTCGGTCACACGATCCGCGCAGCAAACTCGAGATCTGGCGGCGCATGCCGCACGCCTGGCAATTGTTCGTGCCGGTGTTGCCGGAGGCCCATCGCGCGATTGCGCAGATCGGCGAGTTTATCTCTAACGTGCGCGACTGA
- a CDS encoding FtsX-like permease family protein, translating to MGSSNAYIYTVIIYQALINAVIGFAIAAGIGSIVVQMTAKSALPIVITPWLMAALFALTVVMCVASGIGAIIRVVRIDPATVFMR from the coding sequence ATGGGTTCCTCGAACGCCTATATCTACACCGTGATCATCTATCAGGCACTCATCAACGCGGTGATCGGATTTGCCATCGCCGCCGGGATCGGCTCGATCGTCGTTCAGATGACCGCCAAAAGCGCGTTGCCGATAGTCATCACGCCATGGCTGATGGCGGCGCTGTTCGCGCTGACGGTGGTGATGTGCGTAGCATCCGGCATTGGGGCAATCATCCGTGTCGTTCGTATTGATCCAGCAACGGTGTTCATGCGATGA
- a CDS encoding acyltransferase family protein: protein MSLMFLLAGLFTPCSLGRKGPRTYTLERSWRIGLPFVITVGVLSPLAYFASYRLTAADPSFSAFWQHWRALPMWPAGPQWFLWQIFLLGAVAAALHAFVPHWLRAFSALAARIADRPLLFFLALAALSALAYVPLAMVFTPWEWTFLGPFSFQLSRPLHYVVYFFVGFAIGSHRPEHSLLRPDGPLARHWLAWLAAAIASMSAWGGLTSLTMPEWWASAPIFRLASALAFPVASAAAALCLLAICLRLLQSRDRLLDSLSSNAYSIYLLHYVVVVWLQYALLDIDLNAIGKATIVFAAALAASLAASAGIRIGVRALVSRHSEPRDERAIANQPR from the coding sequence ATGTCGCTGATGTTTCTGCTGGCCGGTCTGTTCACGCCGTGCAGCCTCGGCCGCAAGGGGCCTCGCACCTACACCTTGGAGCGCTCGTGGCGGATCGGCCTGCCGTTCGTTATTACCGTCGGCGTTCTCAGCCCTCTCGCCTACTTCGCGTCCTATCGGCTGACCGCGGCCGATCCCTCCTTCAGCGCCTTCTGGCAACATTGGCGCGCGCTTCCGATGTGGCCTGCCGGGCCGCAATGGTTCTTGTGGCAGATCTTTCTGCTGGGCGCCGTTGCGGCCGCCCTCCACGCGTTCGTCCCGCATTGGCTTAGGGCATTTAGCGCGCTCGCGGCTCGCATTGCCGACCGTCCGCTATTGTTCTTCCTCGCGCTGGCGGCGCTCTCTGCGCTGGCCTATGTGCCGCTGGCGATGGTCTTCACACCGTGGGAATGGACCTTTCTCGGCCCATTTTCATTTCAGCTCAGCCGGCCGTTGCACTACGTGGTCTATTTCTTCGTAGGATTTGCGATAGGTAGCCACCGGCCCGAGCACAGCTTGCTGCGTCCCGATGGTCCGCTTGCACGTCATTGGCTGGCCTGGCTTGCGGCCGCCATCGCTAGCATGTCCGCGTGGGGTGGGCTCACATCGTTGACGATGCCGGAGTGGTGGGCAAGCGCACCGATCTTTCGCCTGGCTTCGGCGCTGGCGTTTCCAGTTGCTTCCGCGGCCGCCGCTCTGTGTCTGCTCGCGATCTGCCTTCGGCTGCTGCAATCGCGCGACCGCCTGCTCGATAGCCTCTCCAGCAATGCCTACAGCATCTATCTGCTGCATTACGTCGTGGTCGTGTGGCTGCAATACGCGCTGCTGGATATCGATCTCAATGCGATCGGCAAGGCAACGATCGTTTTTGCCGCTGCGCTCGCCGCAAGTCTGGCTGCAAGCGCCGGAATAAGAATCGGCGTGAGAGCTCTCGTTTCGCGCCATTCCGAGCCACGAGACGAGAGAGCCATCGCCAATCAACCGCGATAA